The DNA window CCAGCCCGACCTGCCCGTTCCGCAGCCATTCGGCATGGGCGATGGCCTGACGATTGCGGATGAAAAGAAAGCCGATGGCGGCCAATATCCAGAAGATGACGGTCGCCAGCGTCCGGTTCGCGATCGCCAGCGACGGATCGACGCCGACAGGCGCCAGAAAAAATCCGACGACGGTCAGCAGCGTTGCCGCCGCCGCCGTGGCCAGCGGCGCAGCCCTGTGCGGAGCGGTGAAGGCGAGGACGACCGGCAGCAGATATGCCGCCCATACTGCCGTGCCGAGGGGAAAGACCAGATCGGCGGCGAAGGGCAGGGCGACCATCACGGTCAGGCCGCCATAAATCCAGGGAGTGAGACGCGCGCTGCTGCCGTTTTCGATATTGTTCATGTCAACAGGGGTCGGCGCGACCGGATGATCGCGATCCGACCCAAACCCCCTTTTCGAAAAGATAAGCCGATCGTGCGTTTGCGCGCACGAACGCGCTGCTGCGCCGGATGGTTCCCGCGCTGCGCAATGTTTTGCGCAAGGCTGTTCACCGCGGCGGACTTTCCTTACACGCACCTGCATGGCTGCTCAGAAGGAAGATGCGCCGGGCCGGCCGGCGGCGACTCTCGTGATCCTGCGCGATCGCGCCGGGGCGCCGCCCGATCTGCTGATGGTGGAACGCGCCGCGTCGATGGCGTTCGCGCCGAGCGCTCTCGTGTTCCCCGGCGGTGCTGTCGATGAGGATGATGCTGTGCTGGCATCGCGTTTTCATGACGGCATCGACGCGGAGGACGCCGCCGCGCGCGTCGCCGCCATCCGCGAAACCGTCGAGGAAGCGGGGCTGGGCGTCGGGATTGAGGGGGCTGATGCCGCAACGGTTCTTCGGCTGCGCGACGGGCTGCATGACGGAAAGCTATTTTCGGGGCTTCTGGCCCGGCACGACCTCAAGCTCGACCTGGCGGCGCTGACGCCCTTCGCCCGGTGGCACCCCGCGCCGTTCGACGAGGCGAGGCGGGTCTTCGATGCCCGTTTCTACCTCGCGTGCGCGCCGTTGGGGCAGGTGGCCAGCGTCGACACGACCGAGAATGTCCGGCTGCTATGGGCCGCCGCCAGCGAGGTTATCGACCAGTGCGACCGGGGAGAGGGGCGGATCATCTACCCTACGCGCCGCAATCTGGAGCGGCTGGCGCTATTTTCCTCCTTCGCGCAGGCGGTCGACCATGCCGCCGCTTTCCCGGTCGAGAAAATCCGTCCGTGGCGCGAGGAGCGGGACGGGGTCGTGCATTTATGTATCCCCGATCATCTCGGCTATCCTGTCACCGCGGAACCAATGGCGCAGGTCCAGCGTGCTTAGGCGATGCGCCGCCTGCACCTGATCGTCCGCCGTATCCTGATCCTCGCCGTCATCCTCTTCCTGCTATTGCTGGCCTTTGGGTGGCTACGGCAGCGGCCGCAGGATCTGCCCTGGACGCCGCTCGATCTGTCCCAGCCCGTCGGCTTGTTCACCGGGCGAAAGCTCGCCGCGCTGACGCAGCAGCCAGCCTCGTGCAAGGCGCTCCTCGACAGCGCGGGCGTCGACCATGTTGCCCTCCATCCCGGCGGATCGGGCCAGTGCCGATATTCCGACGCCGTCCGTCTGCGCAGCGACCGGGACGCCATCGCCCTGTCGCCAGCCTCGGTCGCACCGTCCTGCCCGGTCGCCGCCGCGCTAAAACTCTGGGAATGGCACGTGGTCCAGCCCGCAGCCCAGCGCTTCTACGGTCAGCCGGTTCGCGGCATCCGCCATTTCGGCAGCTATAGCTGCCGCCGCCTCTATGGCCGGAGTCAGGGCGATTTCAGCGAACATGCCACCGCCGACGCCATCGACATCGCGGCCTTCGTCCTGCGGGACGGGCGAAGGATCAGCATCGTGTCAGACTGGAAAGGGCAGGGGAAAGACGCCGCTTTCCTTCGCGAAGTGCGCGACGGCGCCTGCGATCTCTTCTCGACGGTGCTGTCCCCGGATTACAACGCCGCGCACCGCGACCATTTCCACCTCGATCAGGCGGAACGCGGCGCGACCGGCTGGCGCGCCTGCCGCTGAAGCCTTACTGGCCGAAACCCGCCTGCCGCGCGACGGCAACAGCTTCCCGCGCTGCGGCCAGCAGCGCGCCGCTTTTCGCCTCGCACTCGCGCTGTTCATATTCCGCAGTGGAATCGGCGACGATGCCGGCCCCCGCCTGCACATGCATCACGCCGTCCTTGAGGACGGCGGTGCGCAGGACGATGCAACTGTCCATGTTGCCGTCCGGCCCGAAATAGCCGACTCCGCCCGCATAGGCTCCGCGCGTTTCCGGTTCCAGTTCGGCGATGATC is part of the Sphingobium amiense genome and encodes:
- a CDS encoding NUDIX domain-containing protein, with product MAAQKEDAPGRPAATLVILRDRAGAPPDLLMVERAASMAFAPSALVFPGGAVDEDDAVLASRFHDGIDAEDAAARVAAIRETVEEAGLGVGIEGADAATVLRLRDGLHDGKLFSGLLARHDLKLDLAALTPFARWHPAPFDEARRVFDARFYLACAPLGQVASVDTTENVRLLWAAASEVIDQCDRGEGRIIYPTRRNLERLALFSSFAQAVDHAAAFPVEKIRPWREERDGVVHLCIPDHLGYPVTAEPMAQVQRA
- a CDS encoding extensin-like domain-containing protein, with protein sequence MRRLHLIVRRILILAVILFLLLLAFGWLRQRPQDLPWTPLDLSQPVGLFTGRKLAALTQQPASCKALLDSAGVDHVALHPGGSGQCRYSDAVRLRSDRDAIALSPASVAPSCPVAAALKLWEWHVVQPAAQRFYGQPVRGIRHFGSYSCRRLYGRSQGDFSEHATADAIDIAAFVLRDGRRISIVSDWKGQGKDAAFLREVRDGACDLFSTVLSPDYNAAHRDHFHLDQAERGATGWRACR